Sequence from the Panicum virgatum strain AP13 chromosome 5N, P.virgatum_v5, whole genome shotgun sequence genome:
TCAAAGGACATTTGCAATTATGGACATGATAGAGTCCACTGGGAAGGCGTATTTCTGTAGCAAGTATTTATCCTTTGGTGGGTTTTCTCTATTGTAATACCTCCTATTGTTTTGAACTGGATTTAATTTTGTACGGTCATATGACCTAAGACTTCTCATCCTAAAACCGATGTCGGTTAAAAGGGTGTTGGCACCCACGCGAAAGGAAATCATAGAAGAGAAGACTTACCCAATTCTGTTCTTCTCTTTTCCTAGCGTAGATTACCTTATCTACATTTAATTTCTCGTTTTAAGTGTAGAGTTTGTCAATTTCTATGCTGGGATCTTGAGAGATAGGCCGTCGGTCCATTTCATGCCTACTCTATATTTATGTGAACAGTCTAATGTTGTTTTTCGGCGTGATTGAATGCTTATTTGTGTTGTCGAAACTTGCAATAGTGTTACGGGTGTAACCTATACTTGGTTAATGCTAAAATTATGTTATCAATCAATCACAGGTGAGTAGGTGACACGGATGGTCGACGTGACGGTGGCAGAAGAACTGCTTATTAGATAGACCAGCGTACAAACAAATTGTTCGATGATTGGAGAGACTGAGATTTGCAATATAATACAACGTACAAGACGATCTGCTACTGCTGCTACATACCCTGCTcttgttgttttttttcttgtgatTTGTGAATTTGCCATTGTTAGTGCTACGTAGATTTACATTGTCTTTGTGCCTTGCTTCCCGGCTCTTGCTGCCAGAGAATATGTACCGGCAATGAAGGATGTTTCAAGTTTCATCACACTTGCTTACCTGCTGATCTCTGTGTtgatatatatagagagaaatGGTACGCCCACATGTATCAGTTGTGATTCATGATTGACTCTGCCACAAATGTATGGTGTGTTTGGTTTGACATCAATTGGTCCGGCCACCAATATCGGTTGCGATAAAGACAAACCTATTCCTTATTATTAAGCTAGTCACATGCTCCTAGACTCGGCACGGTTACTCGTATTTTTTCTGGATTTATTATCGGATTTAACCGGTGCTATTCTTTCAGTGGTAAGCTATATGCCGGTCGACAATGAGGCGTCCATGGTGATTTCGTCAATTTCGAGAATCTGCCAGCTTAGTCTCTCGAGATGCCCATAGGGATTTATTACCGGATTTGTGAAAATTGGATCCGTCAAATGAATTTTCATTTATACATACACCAGAAATAATAGAATAACCACCGCGCACATTTTAACCTCAGTGCTTGGCTATTTGATCAGGATCTTAATTTCCTGCCCTGATGCATTGTGCTAGAGCTAAGCGATGTGTCGTGTGTGAAAGTGAGTGGTTATCCCCACCACTGGGCACTGGCAACATAAtcatcagatttttttttcaagtccCCGTCAGGCAGATAGGACTGTAGATCTTGCCACATTGGGCTCGACCACACCCTGCCATCCCACTTGCTATGCCCAAACAGACACCCATGGGTCCGCCAGTCCGACCGGAACCTGGACGTCGATGGCAAGACGCATCACTACGAGAGggattgccaaaaaaaaaaacttatccaGTTTGCAACGAAACGGGTAACTAGAAAACTTGTTACTGAACCAAAGAGTTGGACCTGGAACTGATAAAGTAGAGAACAAGGGCAACATGGAGACCAACGGTGGCAAACTCGGGTGCTGCACCAAGCGCAACTTCTCCTTCTCCGGGCTCTACACCTGCGACGACATCGTCAGCAAGTGCGACCCCGTCTGCAAGGTCGTCGAGAAGTACCCCGTCAAGCAGTTCCAGTGCACCGACACCTTCCTCGGCGTCTGCGGCCCACCCTGCAAGAAGAACTAGGTGGCTAACAACCGGCTGCTGAGCTCAGCTGAGCCCGCGAATATGCATTCCGAGTAACAATCCATCAATAAGCCGCTGCAGTTTGCATCTAGTTACGTGCATCCTCAATCGAGCATGAGTGAATAAAAAATAGTGGTCATCATAATTTCCAAATTGTTCTTCAACGCTTGATCGAAGGCAACAGTCAGCGCTTAATATGAATCAGATCTCCATTCGTTTGGCAACCAATTGCAGATGACAGATTAGAAGGATGTTCGTTAGAGGATTCTTCCCAGGTCAATAAGCTTTTCTTTCAAGAGGTATAGGCATCAGGCAGCTTGAACTCCGAGAGTGCCATCTGATCTTGGATCATGGTGCCAGCATTGGGCATAACATACCAGTGGAGAACAAGCTGAACTTTCTTCCCGCGCAGACTGCTTCCCTGATGTGGGGAATTGCATATAATTGTCAAGAAAAACTCAGCAGTCAGCACGCAGTTGCAATGTAGTAGCCAGCCAAGATGCAAGAAGGGGGAAAAACTTTACTTGGTCGATTAGAGGATACTTGCTCTTCACCTCTAGTTGCAGATTTGCATGTTCCTTGTCCGGTATAATATGGTCCCATAACGAAATCTGCCGAACAGAATAATTTGCACATAAGCATGGAATCAACAGCTACTGAAGACGAACCAGACGGCTTCATCATATATTCAATCAAATAGCTTCAGAATGCcctaaataaactaaataacTTCACGAATTACTTGTTGAATTCAATAGAAAAATTACTGTTTAGCAAAAGGAATGGCAGCAAACTATAAATGAGGGTAGCCACATGCTATTTGTAATGTGCCAGCTGTCAGCGCATTACAAAAAGTATGATAATTTTCCACAGTAAACATTAGTAATTGAGCTGAAGAAATTCTCCTAAACTACCAAAGATGCTACTTATGTCCAGACAAGCAAATAACTTGAATTTCCTGTGAGGGACCAAGCATGTAGACATAAGTGTCAGTTGTCATTCATGACAGGGAGGTTTATCAAAAGAACTTTATCCAACTTGAATAGCAAAGACATATTTCAATGAAAATGACGCTAGCATCTAAGAAAGACCAATACATTACTTAATTTCATGATAAAATATAGTGACACAGATGCTACTAATTTTTTTGGTATACACAAGGAAGCCCAGGTACAGAGTGATTTATCCTGAGGTAAGGAGGATTTCAGGATTCAAACATACTAAGGTTtatttcaaaattcaaacaatTACTGATTCCAACCAGTTTACTGTTCTCGAAAATACTATTACAGACAGGATGTACATTGACCAGCATACCTGGTTCAGTGAATTTTTCGCGTTTTTATACTCAGCTGTCAGAAAGACAAAGACCTGTATCAAGAAAGCAGCTCAGTTACAGGCTGCCTATAGGGCGTAGTACAACAATGGACCAATAATCAATAAACATTGACATTCAATAGTTCAGTGGTGACCATCCGTACAACAACATTGTACCAGTTGGTGTCATCGTGGGACTACACTACAGGCGCCATGACAAGAGAAGCCAGGAGGCCAAGGCGTGAATTATCAGATTAGTTTGAGTTAGCTTGGTAAACAAGTTTTCCTCAGGCTTGGCATTATATAAGCCATGACCTGAAAGGGTTTTAGGTCAAGTTGATTGTATCTTAGATTGGATTGGACTCCTGCCTTTCCGGCGCGCCATGAGCCCCTGAGCTTCAACCATTGCTCCCACGCGCCGCCGAGGTCCAGGACCACGTCCTCCTACTTCTTTTGAATACAATCTACGTCGAGCTCCTTCTAccaactcctttccttcccTAGCCCATGACAGTTGGTTTCAGAAAGGTAGTAACAAAGACCCATGACACAATGAAGTGATTGTTGCAATGATATGGTTTGGCAATGTTTCTGAATGAACACTGCAGCACAAACTGTTCAGTAATATGTTATATGAATTACATCGAGTGTACCTATCTGTTCATTTATAAGGGTAAATTGTTTTATGCATCATTAGCCACATCAATTTTCAGTATAAAATATATTGCCAATACGTTTTTTAAATCCTTGTGTTAacgaaatgaaaagaaaaaaagggctCATAATTGCACTGCTGCCAGTTTATGGAAGGACCACAAGAAGATTTTTCTTTCTTATACGATGCTCTCTCTCCAGCATATGAAAGTcaagtatgcatatgaaattggaGAACAATTAGTAATTCACATCATTAAACACTGGAATTCTCTTTCCATATATGTATGACACTTGAAAAACATTTAGTTTCGATATGCATATATAGTACTCACTTTTAAAATTCTTCTAAGTATATCTCAGACATGTGAGCAATGATATGCAAATATCGTTGTTAGAAGGACTACAGGGAGTGCTCGATTTTGAGCTTGTAAACACTCACAGATAGCTTTGCTATTACACATCCCATAAAATATGGAAATATCACCTGTTTTGTGTTCCAAGTGAATAGTGACTCCAAATTTGCAGATACATTGAAGGTCAACGTCACCTGAAACACAAATTTACAGTTTGTCATTTAGAGTGGAGCTGAAATATATCAGATGCCTCTGAATGCAGCGTGTGAGGCAAGCGTATCACTGCAATGATATAGATTACTCTATTTGATATATGAGCCAATTTTATCTAGGACaaaaattaaatgatttagcttaTTGTTCTATACGATATACAGTAGAATTCATGCAGAACTTGATAGATTCAGTTCAATAGGTCGGTGGAACAAGTGAAAACTGGCTTGCATTCATTTAAGGGAAAGCATCATTTAGTTTTTGAAGCCAAAGTTTTTGTCTTCTCAACTATAAATATTTCAGGTATCCAGAGTCCATTATAGTTTTCCAGTAAGGGAAGAAGAAAGCTTCGTTTACATTTTTTGAGGTAGCAAACTCAGTCAATCGTCagtgtaaaaaaaaaaggaaggaagTTTGCTTTATTTAAGTTTGCAGACTGCAATTTTCCCAAATAACAGAAATTTCATCAAGCTATCCTTTTAACTAGAACATCACAATGACAAGAGAGCCAGACCATAGCAGCATAAGTCTAGAacaatttgtcaaataacagATATTGGTATTCTATTCTATTCACATGGGATAACTATTAAGAAGTGGGTTCGCTAACTGCAAACCTAACCGATTAACTGAAGGAAATAAGCATGTTTCAATCATAATCTTTCTAGATGAGAAATATGGTCGGAATGACATTGCACAAGAACAAACAAGTGAAGTACATGCACAAACCTTGTCATTGCCATTGATCTGTTTGTGGAACCGATTAATCTTTGTAACCTACAATATAACAATACATAAGCACACTGATAACACAATAAGCATGGAAGTTAATTGGACCATGTTTCATGATGCCGTAAATGcagatttttttctcgaacacgcaggagagctgcgcatcattatattaagaagaataaAAAGGTGTAAGAACCCTTACAACATCCATACACACCCCACTAAGCCAACAAACTAAAAGCACCTATGTCACAAAATTACACCTGACCTCGACCTGCACCGTAAATGCAGAATTGGGACCCAAAAAACGAGATTCATAGGTGAGCATAGCAACATTGGTGTAAATAATGCTGCAATAGCTTTTTCTGCAACTGCCATAGACATATTTTTGCTTGTAAAGGTTATCTAGTGACATCAGTGTCTAGAAAAACTTGATCTAGCTATACCAGTAGCAAAATCCAGTCCGCCATGGCACCTAAATAATTCGACAATTGCAAACAGAAACCTAGCATCTCTCAGTTGCCTACTTCTTACCACAACAATCGCCATGAAACATACTCCAAACCCTTCGCCGCATCAAGGGTTTGGGTCGCAGATCGCCCCCAAGTTCAGAACAGTTAAACTAGCGAGGAGAGGAGGGGATCCATACATGGGCTTGCGCTTGGACGGCGGGGACGTGGAAGGCGTCGAGCGCGGAGGCGGCTGCgcagacggcggcgaggagggcggcggccgttGTTGCCGCGGTCAGCAGGCGCTGCATCCAACTGTGCATCGCTTTCGCCCGAggttttttctccttttccccgattttttccattctttttctttatccGAGAGGTGGTATATTCGGGCGGTGCGCCACGTGTCCGGGCTCCGGCAACCGTCCGATTTGAAATCGACGGTCGGCCAATGGAAACCTTCTAATCCACAGTCAACAGCTCCCCTCGTCTGCTGTTTTAACACAGGGACAGTGTACTTCCCTCGTCTGCTGCATCCAGAAACCATAATATACTGTCAAAAAAAACCATAAAATATgttgtttttttaatatttaatatatgaaaaatcgttgatttttttttggaaatgtaCACCGAGCTGCTCGCTCATCAGTGCATGGAGAGTTCTGAATCTGAACTGTCTGAACTCTGGAGGACCAAGCTGAGATCCCTCAAGATGCAATCTGGCGCCCGTAGTTTATCTGTCATCTGTGGGCCGAGCTGATCAAAGGATGAGGCTGCACGTTTGCAAACCTACAAGGTTTTGATTTGTTAGTAGTAGTACTTGTTTCAAGCAGGCAAGAGAGGGGATGTCAGTGTCACTTGTACACGTTGATTTCCCAACCGATCCTTCGAATGATCTTCAGGGCTAGCATCCCCAAGATGTTGGGACTTGGGAGCCGAGAGTGGTGGGCTCGAGGAGTTGAACTTGTGGGTGGTCCTTGTAATGTGACTGACAGTTCAACACTCCTATTATAGTACAGCAGCGCCACTtcaaaaccctagcttttccataTAGCGcttattccaaaaaaaaattccggtacttacatggagacttaaatctagacgaaataaaaaacacattgcacagtttgcctgtaaatcgcaagacaaatctaatgaacctaattaggccgtaattagacgctaaattgtaacagtaatgctacagtaagcAATCTCTAAtaatgcactaattaggctcattagattcgtctcgcgatttacagacgagatctgtaattaattttagagTAAATTGCATCGACCATACAACAACTTATCAGAcgggtgcaaattggtccaacaaGTTGTAAAGTGTTCAATTTAGCGCAATAACTTGACACATGGGTGCAGGtcggtccaacaacttgtaacaTGCCCAACTTAATGCGATAACTTGAAAAATAggtgcattcacagtccaaacattacacggcgattgtaacgtcccgcctccccgaggccggggccgcttacatctggctgcttttctaggacatagactgtcctcacagaccaacacatctcttttctgcgcactttgtcctcactcatgcgcacccgggaagaagtttccggtcggtcacccatcccgaaattgctccaggccaagcacgcttaactttggagttctttcgagatcggcttccggaaaagaagttgcaacttgttggtatgagtatcctattaatcctattaagctctGGGCTGGGGTGTCACAGCGATGTAACTAACGCAAAGCCTCgataaagagtatattcatgttaggacaaattattaagtattatttGACCATTGATTTTTGTGTTGCGCGTGTGGCCACGTATTTAGCGAGGATAAAAACCCTCACTATTTAGAAATTAATGTTATGTctttacattaattatttttgtatagtgatttaatttttattaaaactatttaatttgatattcAATATTGAAAAATTCACCCTAACTGTTTACGATTTGTTTGATTATATGCACTGTTAAACTAAAAAAGTCAATATGTTGATGCAAACTATTGATACTTTTTAGGAGCTtggtacatatatttttaaagcctCGTATATTTGTTAGAAAGaaaaaatgagctaaataaaCAGAAACAAACATTAGCATTGTTAAATACATAAGCAgaagtgtagcgaaaatggcctctcatgccatatttcaatataatgttttggtgattgatatagacaacacaacacttggactaatgtgagtgttaagatgatcattctcaggcttttaggttcaagtgatgacaaagagaagataggcatagctaggcccgaagggccacccctacggggcacacgccggtgtaattgtccagaagctggaaactgaagatacactcaccggattaaccgacgttgaaggaaatgcatacgtcggtgcattgccaaacgaagaccggtgaaaatacatacaccggttgaaccgacgatacatcggtcaattgcatcggttcagttgtccagagaggtggtttttggaggaacgtgaagaagttacaatcaccggttaaaccgacgctaattttacatacaccggttgattgcatcggttaaaccggcgatacaccagttaattgctaacggctagtttttcaagtagcaatttacatacaccggttaaaccgatgatggcttttggggtacgtcggtttaaccggcgttacgcagttttctggcagtttTTCTCCAACCGCTACatttgcttgggctgcctatatatacccccaaggccgggtcatttgaaggtgctggagttcaagaaagtatacaagagctaaagatcatctccaaccaccatagagcttcattgtacatcatataggcttaagcacacttgtgagagtgcttagtgcttgtttaggcttagttcttgagagaactagcttgagagaaagtcttcctgcggcaagcaacttgtgtactcgtcgtgtgatcctccgacttggtgtggagtggcaacgacactttgtgcggggaaggaggcccctacttggtgttaaagctccaagatagtgaagacggtgccgtggtgacgcttcgagatagacggtggcggtgacctcgtctttgtgacttggcgtcacttagcctttgcttgtcgggagccttggaggcgtggcaagacggtgatcaagcgaagagactcggcatcacacttgttctttgtgagcaagtggccgtggacgtagggagggactttggtgtcctaaccgaaccacgttaaatcgtgtgtcttggtgtcttcacgggagtttgcatatcctctcccttaccgctttacttaccgcattacgtttccgcatttactctttcttgcttacctttactttcctagttagtttgattaggattggctataggttgcaagtcttttggggtaagtagagggtagcatagataaaccttagtcataactagcatgtgtaggacgtgttaggtttatcttatgcaattaaattgagccctaggatagaaaagcgattagcgaccctattcaccccctccccctctagggtcggacaccccggtgatccttacaagaaGCGTAGAAGAAACCTAAGGTTTCAGGGTCTCTCTTATCAACTTCAGTGTTTCTGTGATGCTAATAGtgtaattcttttttttttgcatttgaaCTCATAAAAAATTATACATAGTTGAAAAGAAACAAccggatcaccatcaataattttcatttataaaatttaagaattattgATGTTCATCTACTTTGCTTAATATATTGTTGTTGTAATGGTGGTTAAacaatatattatttttaataaaatcataattaatttattttgagaATAAAATTATTGGTGTCCATTGCGACACAAAAATCTACGGTCAAATAATACGTTCCGAtgtgaatatactctttattgtgaCTTAACGATAGCAAAAATATTATCGTGTGGAGTGTGAATGCACCAATTTACCAAATCATTGTACTAAATTAAGCACTTTCTAAATTGTTGGATCAATATGCACCTAACTAtcaagttattgtactaaattgagcaCTTTATAATTTAttggaccaatttgcacccacctgCTAAGTTGTTGTATGATGGGTGCAGTTTacttttaattttataattagtctatatttagtacttcaaatgtagaaaaattctcttttaaaaaatttacacCCTGCGACTAAACAAGGCCATAAATCTGCATCCAATGTTTCCTTGTTTACAAGTAGCCTGTCCAGTGTCAAGCGTCAACGCATCCGTGGCCTAGATCTACATAAAAAACTGCCGCCCGCGAGCCTGAAACATGGCAGCTTGCTCCAACGGGGAGGTTTCACTATCAGCAGGCAGCGACCACAATAGGATCGCACTACAGCACTAGGGTAAGCATCTGATCATCATTTCTTTTTTGAGTTAATTTCCTATATGCCATCGAGAAATATAACTCATCTCCTATATGCTATCAAAAATTGACATATCCCTTCTATGTCATCGTTTATAATTTCTCATTCCCTACATGCCACTGCCGTCAAAATCTAGTAATGGAGATGTTAAAGGGTATGTCAAAAGACAATAATACCCCTGTCCGAAACCTCACACGCTAATTCCAAGCGGAAGCAAGGCAGGTGACCacactttctataaaaaaaagatGACCACACAACCTGCGCCTGTCTTCTCCGACTCCCCGGCGTCCAAGCTCCGAGCACTAGAGTCCGGGCCCCGAACCCACCGCAGGGGGAGTGACGCTGACGACTGAGATCCCGGCATGCGGAACCGGCCCGAGCAGGCGACCAaaccgcgcgcgcggcggccgcggcacaGCTGCGGGGCGAGGACGGGCAGGGCTACGAGCTCGCGTGGCGGCTCGAGGCGTGCGGCGCGTGGCGCGCGTGGCTgggcggcgacgccgcgcacgcCACGCTCGCGCCGCACCTCACGTCCCCGGCCACCTGGGACGCCTTCCTCTCCCCTgccgcctcctcgtcgccgcccccgcgcctgctcctcctcctccagctccgcaaTCGCGCGCTCCTCTTCGACAAGGCCTCCGCTGCGCTCCAGCTTGCCCCACCGCGGCCCTCTACGAGCGCGGCCACCCTTCCCCGCCATGGCCCTCCGCGCCCCGCTAGCCGCTTGCCGGCGCGGCCCTCGCAGGCGCTCCCCACCGGCCGCAGCGGCCCTCCCGCGCACTCCGATTCCAGTCGCCGCCGTTCCGCGAGCACCTCCCTCCCCCTATCCCCCACCGCAAtggcctcctccctcgccgccgccgcctctcccgcgccgccgccgcacaccgGCTTCCCCTCCCATCTGCCTCCGCCGACGCagacgctccgccgccgccgtcggagcCCGTCGCGGCCCTCAGCGAGTGCGCCAAGGGGAGCGCGGCCACCTTTCCCCACCGCGGCCCTCCGCGCCCGTGCTGCCCGCCTGCTGGCGCGGCCCTCGCctgccctccccgccgccgacgcaccGTGCGCCTCCAGCACCGAGACGAGCGCCGCGCTCTCGGAGAAAGTTAGCGTGGACATGGGCGACTCGAGCCCGGGCgacgcggcgagcgcgcgcagcCTGGCCTCGCACACCTCGGCCTCGAGCCGTACGCTCTCCTACTGTGCCGTGTGGCTGAGGTGCGCGGCGGCCCTGGCGTGCGACGGCGGCGTCCACGCCAAGCGCGTCGAGGCACGGCTTTGTGCGTGGCCTGAGCGCTACTTCTATTTGGGAGGAGGGGTAAAAATGTCCAGGTAGCACAAGTTTGACGACGTTAACATGGGAATTTGACGGTAATGGCATACAAGGGATGACAAATTATAAACGATGGCATAGAAGGGATATGCCAATTTTCGATGGCATATAGAGAATAAGTTATATTTCTCGATAGGATATAGGGAATTAACACTTTTTTCCGGAGCCCAAGCATACAGCAGGCCACAACATCTCGAGTACCAGAATCCCTTTTCACTGGCCTGAATCCGGCAAGCCTCCCTTTTGTC
This genomic interval carries:
- the LOC120676113 gene encoding probable signal peptidase complex subunit 3, giving the protein MHSWMQRLLTAATTAAALLAAVCAAASALDAFHVPAVQAQAHVTKINRFHKQINGNDKVTLTFNVSANLESLFTWNTKQVFVFLTAEYKNAKNSLNQISLWDHIIPDKEHANLQLEVKSKYPLIDQGSSLRGKKVQLVLHWYVMPNAGTMIQDQMALSEFKLPDAYTS